A window of Candidatus Baltobacteraceae bacterium contains these coding sequences:
- the nusA gene encoding transcription termination factor NusA, whose protein sequence is MAESAAEEKLIDVLQFISKERNIPFEMLLEALEAALLTAYKRHYGSEANAIVMVDRGTGEYRVYHRRTVVESVEDPKLEISVKQAGSPYQPGDFYDEEVTPKEFGRIAAQTAKQVIVQRIREAERDTVYNKYARKLNDLVTGTVQRYEQRNMYVLLEGRDEAILPLSEQVPGETFRINDFIRGYVVDVRKSPKGPQVVLSRAAEGLVQRLLELEVPEIADGIVEIMAIAREAGSRSKVAVRSLRAEVDPIGACLGPKSSRIANVSDNLRGEKIDVIRYDADPQAFIMNALAPAKVISVELFDDDGVALVVVPDYQLSLAIGRDGQNVRLAARLTGWRLDIASESEADEARERYLAERAERAGGEEVVEEAGEVEEVQAPAAAAGVDEELVRKLEEFRRERLGGEQ, encoded by the coding sequence ATGGCAGAATCGGCAGCTGAAGAAAAACTCATCGACGTCTTACAGTTCATCTCGAAGGAACGCAACATCCCGTTCGAGATGTTGCTCGAGGCGCTCGAAGCAGCGTTACTCACCGCATACAAGCGGCACTACGGCAGCGAAGCAAACGCAATCGTGATGGTCGACCGCGGCACCGGCGAGTACCGCGTCTACCATCGCCGCACGGTGGTCGAGAGCGTCGAAGATCCCAAGCTCGAAATCTCGGTCAAACAGGCGGGCTCCCCGTATCAGCCGGGCGACTTTTACGATGAAGAGGTGACGCCGAAGGAGTTCGGCCGCATCGCCGCCCAGACGGCAAAGCAAGTCATCGTGCAGCGTATCCGTGAGGCCGAACGCGACACCGTTTACAACAAGTACGCGCGCAAGCTCAACGACCTCGTAACGGGCACGGTGCAGCGCTACGAGCAACGCAACATGTACGTGCTGCTCGAAGGCCGCGACGAGGCGATTCTGCCGCTCTCCGAGCAAGTGCCGGGTGAAACGTTCCGTATCAACGACTTCATTCGCGGCTACGTGGTGGACGTGCGAAAGTCGCCGAAAGGCCCGCAGGTCGTGCTCTCGCGCGCCGCTGAAGGGCTCGTGCAGCGACTGCTCGAGCTCGAAGTGCCGGAGATTGCCGACGGCATCGTCGAGATCATGGCGATCGCGCGCGAAGCCGGCAGCCGTTCGAAAGTCGCCGTGCGCAGTCTGCGCGCCGAGGTGGATCCCATCGGCGCATGCCTGGGGCCGAAATCGAGCCGCATCGCCAACGTCTCCGACAATCTACGCGGCGAGAAGATCGACGTGATCCGCTACGACGCCGACCCGCAAGCGTTCATCATGAACGCGCTCGCCCCGGCGAAAGTCATCAGCGTCGAACTCTTCGACGACGACGGCGTCGCACTCGTCGTCGTGCCCGACTATCAACTCTCGCTCGCCATCGGCCGCGACGGTCAGAACGTGCGCTTGGCCGCGCGATTGACGGGCTGGCGGTTGGACATCGCAAGCGAGAGCGAGGCCGACGAGGCGCGCGAGCGCTATCTGGCGGAGCGCGCGGAACGCGCCGGCGGCGAAGAGGTCGTCGAGGAAGCCGGCGAGGTCGAGGAAGTGCAAGCGCCGGCGGCGGCTGCAGGCGTCGACGAGGAGCTGGTCCGCAAGCTGGAAGAGTTCCGCCGCGAGCGCCTCGGAGGCGAGCAATAG
- a CDS encoding bifunctional oligoribonuclease/PAP phosphatase NrnA yields MIEDSLQSSTEAEIVAELRRRPAFVMVSHVKPDGDTLGAGLALGIALKRIGKRVAYFQQDAVPRNLRFLPETEFVSRRIPADFPPDTLYVFGDMSDPARAGEFLPKIDRANMLDIDHHLGNKHFGALNFVIPSECSTGTAVMRILREMGTPIDADIATCILTTIMTDTGGFMHSNTSSESLELAAELMRAGADKELITEEIFGNKRIAATRLLGRIIDEMRFAHDGRYCYSFVDDAMLAQTGADGEDVEDMVNVLRAQEGVEVAALFKAFEGEIRVSLRSSGKINVQAAAARLGGGGHFRASGLTLHGSRDQAYAAVEAALSAEGL; encoded by the coding sequence ATGATCGAAGATTCACTGCAGTCGTCGACCGAAGCCGAGATCGTTGCAGAGCTTCGGCGCCGGCCGGCGTTCGTGATGGTAAGCCACGTGAAGCCCGACGGCGACACGCTCGGAGCGGGTTTGGCGCTTGGGATCGCGCTCAAGCGGATCGGCAAACGGGTCGCGTACTTCCAGCAAGACGCCGTGCCGCGCAATCTGCGCTTCTTGCCGGAAACCGAATTCGTGTCGCGCCGGATTCCGGCCGATTTCCCGCCCGACACACTGTACGTTTTCGGCGACATGAGCGATCCGGCGCGTGCGGGAGAGTTCTTGCCGAAGATCGACCGGGCGAACATGCTCGACATCGATCATCATCTCGGCAACAAGCACTTTGGCGCGCTGAACTTCGTGATCCCGAGCGAATGCTCGACCGGCACGGCGGTGATGCGGATTCTGCGTGAGATGGGCACGCCGATCGACGCCGACATCGCGACGTGCATTCTCACCACGATCATGACCGACACCGGCGGCTTCATGCACTCCAACACGTCGTCCGAATCGCTCGAACTCGCGGCGGAATTGATGCGTGCCGGCGCCGACAAAGAGTTGATCACCGAAGAGATCTTCGGCAACAAACGGATCGCGGCGACGCGTCTGTTGGGACGGATCATCGACGAAATGCGTTTCGCGCACGACGGACGGTACTGTTATTCGTTCGTCGACGATGCGATGCTGGCGCAGACCGGCGCCGACGGCGAAGACGTCGAAGACATGGTCAACGTATTGCGCGCGCAGGAAGGTGTCGAGGTGGCGGCGCTCTTCAAGGCGTTTGAGGGCGAGATCCGGGTGAGTCTGCGCTCGAGCGGAAAGATCAACGTGCAGGCGGCGGCGGCGCGCCTGGGCGGCGGCGGCCATTTCCGCGCGTCGGGATTGACGCTTCATGGCTCGCGAGACCAAGCGTACGCCGCGGTCGAGGCGGCACTCTCGGCCGAAGGACTTTGA
- the ligD gene encoding non-homologous end-joining DNA ligase has product MTIPRDRDDATVAVGRKRVALTNLGKVFFPEIGATKGRLLQYYADVAGVLLPHIAGRAMVMKRYPNGAAGEFFFMKRVPQPHPPWLRTCPIEHGSGSVIDFPVIDDPAALLWMVNLGCIDLNPWYARCDDVDRPDYAHFDLDPGESSFAMVREVALLVRDGLQALGMPAYAKTTGSKGMHVYVPIVRGPTQKQVWTFAKAFAVALSHHTPELTTVAYHKDRRPKDRVLIDYNQNRWGATLASVYSVRPTPRATVSAPVSWDEVEAGIDIADFHIGNMPARIAKVGDLWKPLAAKRGRFDLTPLVD; this is encoded by the coding sequence ATGACGATTCCACGCGACCGGGACGACGCCACGGTCGCCGTCGGGCGCAAACGCGTCGCGCTTACCAACCTGGGGAAAGTCTTCTTTCCGGAGATCGGCGCCACGAAGGGCCGGCTGCTGCAATATTACGCCGACGTCGCCGGCGTTTTGCTGCCGCACATTGCCGGCCGTGCCATGGTCATGAAGCGCTACCCCAACGGCGCGGCCGGCGAGTTTTTCTTCATGAAGCGCGTGCCGCAACCGCATCCTCCGTGGCTGAGGACCTGCCCGATCGAACACGGATCGGGCAGCGTCATCGACTTTCCGGTGATCGACGATCCGGCGGCTCTGCTCTGGATGGTCAACCTCGGCTGTATCGACCTCAATCCTTGGTACGCGCGCTGCGACGACGTCGATCGGCCCGACTACGCGCATTTCGATCTGGATCCGGGCGAATCGAGTTTTGCGATGGTGCGCGAGGTGGCGTTGCTCGTCCGCGACGGATTGCAGGCTCTCGGTATGCCGGCCTATGCGAAGACAACGGGCTCGAAGGGCATGCACGTGTACGTCCCGATCGTGCGCGGGCCGACGCAAAAGCAGGTATGGACCTTTGCCAAAGCGTTCGCCGTGGCGCTCTCGCACCACACGCCGGAGCTCACGACGGTCGCCTATCACAAGGATAGACGCCCGAAAGACCGAGTTTTGATCGACTACAATCAAAACCGTTGGGGCGCGACGCTGGCGAGCGTTTATTCGGTTCGGCCGACGCCGCGCGCGACCGTTTCCGCTCCGGTCTCGTGGGACGAAGTCGAGGCGGGGATCGACATCGCCGACTTTCACATCGGTAACATGCCGGCGCGCATCGCAAAGGTCGGCGATTTGTGGAAGCCGCTGGCGGCGAAACGCGGCCGCTTCGATTTGACTCCGCTCGTGGATTAG
- the rbfA gene encoding 30S ribosome-binding factor RbfA produces MKAQRLARIDHEVQRVLGMLISQELKDPRLGFVTVTRTEVSDDLRSCKVFVSVIGDRHQAHQSLEALHSAARFLRGELGHRIDLRHTPELVFVEDRSTERAIALAKTLREDAARHAPEEGYS; encoded by the coding sequence GTGAAGGCGCAGAGGCTAGCGCGGATCGATCACGAGGTACAGCGCGTTCTCGGGATGTTGATCAGCCAAGAGCTGAAGGATCCGCGTCTGGGTTTCGTCACGGTAACGCGGACCGAAGTAAGCGACGATCTACGCTCGTGCAAGGTTTTCGTCTCGGTGATCGGCGATCGCCATCAGGCGCACCAATCGCTCGAAGCGCTCCACTCGGCGGCGCGCTTCTTGCGTGGCGAGCTCGGCCACCGGATCGACCTGCGTCACACGCCCGAGCTGGTTTTCGTCGAAGACCGCTCGACCGAACGGGCCATCGCGCTTGCCAAGACGCTGCGCGAGGACGCAGCGCGCCACGCTCCCGAAGAAGGGTACTCATGA
- the infB gene encoding translation initiation factor IF-2, which produces MAAATGSKVRIFELAKEVGLTSKELIALFNERLGGVFEAKNQLSVVPDNIADLVRSVLKPAPAAKAPAKEAAAPPARKAPPKAAAPKPAAPPVEAAPVPRLRPVAPSSAPRAPKAPAAKPEIEPAAPVAAAPPPAPAAPRPARPRPPEAPIPRLQPVPQGQNSIARRPPAPTTTASASPGPSTGVPGRPGVAPRPGQALPGQGGKGPVTPAPRGNGPLTPPQRRPAGNGPFRPLAPGARPVGPRPATPSTEAPAPSAGGRPGERTRSHEDKAAAKKDREKELLLEKDRQRKKKGVEAAAAAPPRALEAIEIPDLLTVQELATSMIVPVKDVITELIKTGTMATINQNISSDIAIAVAKKFGFNAVVKEAGEEVTVEQEEDKPEMMTARPPVVTVLGHVDHGKTSLLDKIRSANVAAGEAGGITQKIGAYTVEKNDRKITFIDTPGHEAFTAMRARGAKVTDVAVLVVAADDGVMPQTKEAIAHAKAAGVPIVVAVNKMDKADAQPDRVKQQLVEEGLQPVDWGGNIEMVPVSAKAGTGIDQLLETVLLEADIKELKANKNRRATGVVIESQLSRGRGAVATVLVQNGTLRVGDIVVVGGTFGKVRALIDDKGKQVKKAGPSIPVEVMGLQDVPAAGDTLMVVSDERVARETAEKRAVRRRDVRIAGTGSQRVSLETFMSMPAEGKKTLNLIIKADGQGSLEALRARMESLSTSDVDVRVIHGGVGAITPNDVNLASASNAVLIGFNIRPDETAKRLADNEGVDLRFYQVIYEVEDDLRKAMTGMLAPVEREVTLGRAEVREVFKVSKVGTIVGCYVKDGKIVRNSKVRVLRDSAVVFTGELESLRRFKDDVREVAEGFECGIQVAKFQDLKIGDVIEAYTTEHVAAELVTA; this is translated from the coding sequence ATGGCAGCAGCAACCGGTAGTAAAGTACGTATTTTCGAGCTCGCCAAAGAAGTGGGGCTCACGTCCAAAGAGCTGATCGCGCTCTTCAACGAGCGTCTTGGCGGCGTTTTCGAGGCCAAGAATCAGCTTAGCGTCGTTCCCGACAATATCGCGGATCTGGTTCGCAGCGTGCTCAAACCGGCGCCGGCGGCCAAAGCCCCCGCCAAAGAAGCTGCTGCCCCGCCCGCCCGCAAAGCCCCGCCGAAGGCGGCTGCGCCCAAGCCGGCCGCGCCCCCGGTCGAGGCCGCGCCCGTTCCTCGTCTGCGTCCGGTTGCGCCCAGCTCGGCTCCGCGCGCGCCGAAGGCACCCGCCGCCAAACCCGAGATCGAACCCGCCGCACCGGTGGCCGCCGCGCCGCCGCCGGCGCCGGCGGCCCCGCGCCCCGCACGCCCCCGCCCACCGGAGGCGCCGATTCCGCGTCTGCAGCCCGTACCGCAGGGACAGAATTCCATTGCCCGGCGTCCGCCCGCGCCGACGACGACCGCTTCCGCTTCTCCGGGTCCCTCGACGGGGGTCCCCGGGCGTCCCGGCGTTGCACCGCGTCCGGGTCAAGCCTTGCCGGGCCAGGGCGGGAAGGGCCCGGTCACGCCGGCACCTCGCGGCAACGGGCCGCTGACGCCGCCGCAACGCCGCCCCGCGGGCAACGGTCCGTTCCGTCCGCTCGCGCCGGGAGCACGACCCGTCGGGCCACGCCCGGCCACACCCTCAACCGAGGCCCCGGCGCCCTCGGCCGGTGGCCGCCCGGGCGAGCGCACGCGCAGCCACGAGGACAAGGCCGCCGCGAAAAAAGATCGCGAGAAAGAGCTGCTGCTCGAAAAGGACCGCCAGCGCAAGAAGAAGGGCGTCGAAGCGGCAGCCGCTGCGCCGCCGCGCGCGCTGGAAGCAATCGAGATTCCCGACTTGCTCACCGTGCAAGAGCTCGCGACCTCGATGATCGTGCCGGTCAAAGACGTCATCACCGAGCTCATCAAGACCGGCACCATGGCGACGATCAATCAAAACATCTCGAGCGACATCGCCATCGCCGTCGCCAAGAAGTTCGGCTTCAACGCGGTCGTCAAAGAGGCCGGTGAAGAAGTCACCGTCGAGCAAGAAGAAGACAAACCGGAGATGATGACGGCGCGTCCGCCGGTGGTCACCGTGCTCGGTCACGTCGACCACGGCAAGACGTCGTTGCTCGACAAGATCCGTAGCGCCAACGTCGCCGCAGGCGAGGCGGGCGGCATCACGCAGAAGATCGGCGCGTACACCGTCGAGAAGAACGATCGCAAGATCACCTTCATCGACACGCCGGGTCACGAAGCGTTCACGGCGATGCGTGCCCGCGGCGCGAAGGTCACCGACGTGGCGGTTCTCGTCGTCGCTGCCGACGACGGCGTCATGCCGCAGACGAAGGAAGCGATCGCGCATGCGAAAGCTGCGGGCGTGCCGATCGTGGTTGCGGTCAACAAAATGGACAAGGCCGACGCGCAGCCCGATCGCGTGAAGCAACAGCTCGTCGAAGAAGGTTTGCAGCCGGTCGACTGGGGCGGCAACATCGAGATGGTGCCGGTTTCCGCAAAGGCCGGCACGGGCATCGACCAACTGCTCGAGACGGTGTTGCTGGAAGCCGATATCAAAGAACTCAAAGCGAACAAGAACCGGCGCGCGACCGGCGTGGTCATCGAATCGCAACTCTCGCGCGGGCGTGGCGCGGTGGCGACGGTATTGGTCCAGAACGGCACCTTGCGGGTCGGCGACATCGTGGTGGTCGGCGGCACGTTCGGTAAGGTGCGTGCGCTCATCGACGACAAGGGCAAACAAGTGAAGAAGGCCGGCCCGTCGATTCCGGTCGAGGTGATGGGTCTGCAAGACGTTCCCGCCGCCGGCGACACGCTGATGGTCGTCTCCGACGAACGCGTCGCACGCGAAACCGCCGAGAAGCGTGCGGTGCGCCGCCGCGACGTGCGCATCGCCGGGACCGGCTCGCAGCGCGTCTCGCTCGAAACCTTCATGTCGATGCCGGCCGAAGGCAAGAAAACGCTCAACCTCATCATCAAAGCCGACGGGCAGGGTTCGCTGGAAGCGTTGCGCGCGCGGATGGAGTCGCTCTCGACGAGCGACGTCGACGTTCGCGTCATTCACGGCGGCGTCGGTGCGATCACGCCCAACGACGTCAACCTCGCCAGCGCATCGAATGCCGTGCTCATCGGCTTCAACATCCGCCCCGACGAGACGGCGAAGCGTCTGGCCGATAACGAAGGCGTCGATCTGCGCTTCTACCAAGTGATCTACGAAGTCGAAGACGACCTGCGCAAGGCCATGACCGGCATGCTCGCGCCGGTCGAACGCGAGGTGACGCTGGGACGCGCCGAAGTGCGCGAGGTCTTCAAGGTCAGCAAGGTCGGAACGATCGTCGGCTGCTATGTCAAAGACGGCAAGATCGTGCGCAACTCCAAGGTGCGCGTCTTGCGCGACTCGGCGGTCGTCTTCACCGGCGAACTCGAGAGCCTGCGCCGCTTCAAGGACGACGTACGCGAGGTCGCGGAAGGCTTTGAGTGCGGCATCCAAGTCGCAAAGTTCCAGGACCTCAAAATCGGTGACGTCATCGAAGCCTACACGACCGAACACGTCGCAGCGGAGCTCGTCACCGCATGA
- the pyk gene encoding pyruvate kinase — protein sequence MRRQYALNQAQEPASGGAHVVAFMEQLLQKRTKIVATIGPASRERNVMRSLFASGTNVARLNFSHGTPQDHAEVIAIVRDIAKELDIHIAILQDLPGPKVRTGKLRDDLASVRLESGSPFVLTTDDVPGDSARISVQYKDLPNDVAVGNRIYLQDGQITLRITGKTATEIETTVEYGGDLRSTQGINYPDGSLNIPSVTDRDFEFLAFGLEQQVDYVAVSFVRSADDIVRVKSFMAERGHDIPVIAKIEKHEALEDLDNIVDTADGVMVARGDLGIEIPLEQVPLVQKAIIAKCNRASKPVITATQMLESMTFSSKPTRAEVADVANAILDGTDAVMLSGETARGQYPTEAVRTMAEIAREVEKSYPHAMLRERRLAGMSPTVATSIAEAATRAADELYVQFIATGTTTGNTAHHIAAFRPRARIIALTPSPEVARRLALLWGTEALLIERYNSFDVLLFMTEQRMLQAGIVRSKDLIAFTTGMPVGSGGTNLLKIHEIP from the coding sequence ATGCGCCGACAATATGCGCTTAACCAAGCGCAGGAGCCTGCAAGCGGCGGCGCGCATGTCGTCGCTTTCATGGAACAACTCTTGCAAAAGCGCACCAAAATCGTGGCGACCATCGGACCGGCGTCGCGCGAGCGGAACGTGATGCGTTCGCTCTTCGCTTCGGGTACCAACGTCGCACGATTGAACTTCTCTCACGGAACACCACAAGATCACGCCGAGGTCATCGCGATCGTGCGCGATATCGCAAAGGAACTCGATATCCACATCGCGATTTTGCAGGATCTCCCAGGACCAAAGGTGCGCACTGGAAAGCTGCGCGACGACCTTGCAAGCGTGCGGTTGGAAAGCGGGTCGCCGTTCGTATTGACGACCGACGACGTGCCGGGCGATTCGGCGCGCATCAGCGTGCAGTACAAGGATCTGCCCAATGACGTCGCGGTCGGAAACCGCATCTATCTGCAAGACGGCCAGATCACGCTACGCATCACGGGCAAGACCGCGACCGAAATCGAGACCACGGTCGAGTACGGCGGAGATCTCCGCTCGACGCAAGGAATCAACTATCCCGACGGTTCGCTCAACATCCCGTCGGTCACCGACCGCGACTTCGAGTTCCTCGCCTTCGGGCTCGAACAGCAGGTGGACTACGTTGCGGTCTCGTTCGTTCGGTCAGCCGACGACATCGTTCGCGTGAAGTCGTTCATGGCCGAACGCGGGCACGACATCCCGGTAATCGCAAAGATCGAAAAACACGAAGCGCTCGAGGATCTCGACAATATCGTCGACACCGCCGACGGCGTCATGGTCGCGCGCGGCGACCTCGGCATCGAGATTCCACTCGAACAGGTTCCGCTCGTGCAAAAGGCGATCATCGCCAAGTGCAACCGGGCGAGCAAACCCGTGATCACGGCGACACAAATGCTCGAATCGATGACGTTCAGCTCGAAGCCTACTCGTGCCGAAGTCGCCGACGTAGCAAATGCGATACTCGACGGGACCGACGCGGTGATGCTTTCCGGCGAGACCGCGCGCGGTCAGTATCCGACCGAGGCGGTGAGGACGATGGCCGAGATCGCACGCGAAGTCGAGAAAAGCTATCCGCATGCGATGCTGCGCGAACGCCGGCTCGCAGGCATGAGCCCAACGGTTGCGACCTCGATTGCCGAAGCGGCGACGCGCGCGGCCGACGAGCTCTACGTCCAATTCATCGCAACCGGCACGACTACGGGCAACACGGCGCATCACATTGCCGCCTTCCGCCCGCGCGCGCGCATCATCGCGCTGACGCCCTCGCCCGAAGTCGCGCGTCGCCTCGCGCTGCTATGGGGAACCGAAGCGCTGCTGATCGAGCGCTACAATTCGTTCGACGTGTTGCTCTTCATGACCGAGCAGCGGATGCTCCAAGCGGGCATCGTGCGCTCGAAAGACCTCATCGCCTTCACCACCGGCATGCCGGTCGGCTCCGGTGGCACCAATCTCTTGAAGATCCACGAGATCCCCTGA
- a CDS encoding YlxR family protein — protein sequence MGCRKRMAQPALTRFVRVPDGWSADPPGGKRRAGRGAYLCSAECAQRAAKNRRYPGLASAAAKYGLISSSMNNQIRNDR from the coding sequence GTGGGGTGCCGCAAGCGCATGGCGCAGCCGGCCTTGACCCGGTTCGTTCGCGTGCCGGACGGCTGGAGCGCCGATCCGCCCGGCGGCAAGCGCCGGGCCGGCCGGGGCGCCTACCTCTGCTCTGCGGAGTGCGCGCAGCGGGCCGCGAAGAACCGGCGCTACCCGGGGCTTGCATCGGCGGCCGCAAAATATGGTTTAATAAGTAGTTCGATGAACAACCAGATTCGCAATGATCGATAG